A single window of Lytechinus variegatus isolate NC3 chromosome 8, Lvar_3.0, whole genome shotgun sequence DNA harbors:
- the LOC121419794 gene encoding uncharacterized protein LOC121419794, translating to MVTTDEIGQDRTLTQIMTTDQSSTSSPIGTEHAVHQNTTDPSQPTGNPHENLPYKIIFVLSLVIILICCVFIVYFCRRGHRRESRSTGHASEYRVSKNEAMTSIGIDSRDLDCGGIRANQITIRTPSPRLYLPTCATAVETKASIHDSPVDGDDDDSQSKSDDEYYDMTKWYRTSDHAIHIDPVDEPKMSHVPMETSSGDGRHLGNALRPLGRTPSSRSDRLYDSIPSHGHKRHPLKHCYPTCHTSLRQGYSEWKVPDGELLDIPHYQNIRF from the exons ATGGTGACGACAGATGAAATTG GTCAAGACAGAACATTAACCCAGATCATGACGACAGACCAATCTTCTACCTCATCTCCAATCGGTACCGAGCATGCTGTCCATCAAAACACTACGGATCCTTCTCAACCTACTGGTAATCCACACGAAAATTTACCATACAAGATCATCTTCGTACTATCCCTGGTCATCATATTAATCTGCTGTGTCTTTATAGTATATTTCTGTCGTCGGGGACATCGACGCGAGAGTCGATCAACAGGGCATGCCTCTGAATATCGAGTGAGTAAAAACGAAGCCATGACGTCGATAGGTATAGACAGCAGAGACCTTGACTGTGGTGGGATTCGTGCTAACCAGATCACCATTCGTACGCCAAGCCCACGACTCTACCTTCCTACATGCGCTACAGCAGTCGAAACAAAGGCGTCGATACACGACAGCCCCgtcgatggtgatgatgatgactctCAGTCCAAGAGCGATGACGAGTACTACGACATGACAAAATGGTATCGTACAAGTGATCACGCCATACATATCGATCCCGTTGATGAGCCGAAGATGTCCCATGTTCCCATGGAAACATCATCCGGGGATGGAAGACACCTCGGTAATGCCCTTCGACCCTTGGGCCGTACCCCTTCTTCCCGCAGTGACCGTCTTTATGACAGTATTCCAAGTCATGGTCATAAACGCCACCCTCTCAAGCACTGCTACCCCACTTGCCACACCTCTCTGCGTCAGGGATACTCGGAGTGGAAAGTTCCTGATGGGGAATTACTGGACATCCCCCATTACCAGAATATCAGGTTTTGA